The nucleotide sequence AGATCATCTCGTACACGAACCTGCCGTATCAGCCGGATGCCGGAGCGAACTGCGGTGCCAACTTCATCTCGCCGCCCTCGGATGAGAGCGGAGCCGATGAGGGCGTGACGATCGTCGAAGGTCACGAGTACGGCGAGTCCGTCACCGATCCGGATCCGTTCAGCGGCTGGAATAGCCCGCAAGGTGAGATCGGCGACCTCTGCGCTTGGACGAACGTTCAGAACGATCCGTTCCGTACCAAGTCGTACTCGTCTCAGCCGATGTTCAGCAACGCGACCGCGTCCTGCGTGCATTCGTATCCGTAAGGATCTAGCCTCGCGCGTCTAACGTGCGAATAGCTCCAAGGAGATGGGCCGCCGAGGCTGGCGGCCCATCTTCTTTTTGCGCAGATTAGATGTGGCTGAAATTCCCGCTAACCGCCAAGGCGCTGCTACGTTAGGCGCCATCCGCATGGGTAAAGGCGGCGGGCGAAGGGAGGGATTTCCTCATGAAGACGATGCTTCGAACGACCGCGACCCTGGCCGGCTTGGCGACGATCTTCACGCTGGGCATCCACACGCCCGCTTCTGCGCAACAACAACCAACACCATGCGGTTACTGGTCCGAAGGCGAATGGGTCCCCGAGCCGTGCCAGGCGCGTCCGCATCATGCCGCCATCAGCGGCACGATCGTCGGCGTCAGCGCGAACAGGCTAACCGTGCAGACCGGCCCAATGCAGACCGTTGTCGTGAATGACGAACCTGCACTCAACGCACAGGACACGGGGCGCATCTATACCGGACGCATGATCACGGCATACGGCTACTGGAACGGCGGCGAATTCGTGGCGACGAGTATCGCCTAAGCCGTCGCGTTGGAGCTTTGGTGATACCGTTCTTCGGACTTCTCGTTCTGCTCGCACAAGCGTCGCCCGGCAACGCGCCGGGCGACGCATATTTCGGCAAGCTCAACATGAGCACGCTGCGAATCCGCTACGAGACGATGCAGCTCAAGAAACGGTACGAGACGCATCAACTGCTCCCTGAGCAAGCCGAACATCTACTAATCTTCACTGACGACGCATACATGGACTGGGCGCGCCGCTATCCCAAGGACGGCTGGCTGCCATCAACCGGCTTTGCGATCGCGCAACTCTACGCAGAGCTGCCGGGAGCGACGGCGCGCGGTCGCGCCGCGGCGCTGCTGAAATACGTCGCGCAGAGTTTTCCGAAGTCGCCGTACGCGCATAAGAGCCGCGTCCAGCTCAATCGCGGGGTTTCGATGAAACCCTATCCCGCGTGGGCGCGCCCCACGCCCACGCCGTCGCCGTCGCCTGCGCCGTCGCCCTCGTCAGCGACGTCGCCTTCGCCCGCGCCGTCGCGGGCGTCGCGGCTCTGAGGAGTCGCTTCCCGCGCGACGAACGCTTGCGCCGTGACCGGTGCGTTCGATTACTTGACGATCCTGATGTCGATCGTGTTGGGCTTGGCGATCGCCAACGTCCTAGCTCGGCTCGCGACCGTCATCACCGCCCGCGAGCGGGTCGACTTCTACTGGCCGCCAGTTGCTTGGGCGATTTGGCTCTTCTTCATCTGCGTTCAGCATTGGTGGGCGGAGTGGGGCGTGCGTCACACGCAACACTGGAACTTCGGCACGTTTTGGCTGCAGCTGCTCGTGCCGGTCGATCTGTTCCTCCTCTCCGCATTGGCGCTGCCCGAACGCGACGAGGACGGAAAGATTGACCTCGGCGCGTGGTACTTTCACAATCTCGCGTGGTTCTTCGGCGTCATGTTCTTTCTGCCGCTGCTCAGCATCGCGGAGGAGGTCGCGCGAACGGGACGGATGGCTTCCGTCTTAAACCTCGCGTTCTTGGTGCTGTTCGACGTCGTCATCGTCGTGGCGTTCGCGTTGCGATCGCGTCGAGCGCAAGAGTGGATCACGGCACAGGCGTTGTTGCTGACGATCGTGTACGTGGCGGTGCTGTTCGCGCGACTTCCCAGCTAGCGCGAAGCGGGGGAAAAGCCCGTCCGCCCGCAAAGGAGGACAGCGTGAACGTGCAACGCTTTTTCGGTACGCTCCTGATCGCTTTCGTCGTAGCGGCGTGCTCCGGATCGTCGCACGGCAGCTCGTCGTACGGCTCCGGCGATCCCAGCTTGGCCGCGCCAAATCCGGCCGGAGGCCCGATCGATCCGTTTCTGACCGACGGACGAGCGGTGCTGCGCGCCCTCGACGCGGTGGCGTCGCGTTCGGGGACTCCGTTACGCATCACGACGATCGGTGCAGACGGCGTCAACGGATTGACGCTCGACGTGCAGGAACCGCAGCGTCACGTCAACGTGGATCGCTACGTCGTCGCGACCGATGGAAGCATCTCCGGCCCGACGCCCGTCAAGCTGATGTCGCTCAACGGCGGTCCGATCACGGCCGCGTCCGTCGACCAGCGAGCCTTCGATCCGAAGGCGGTCGCCTTCGCCGCGCTCACGCAGACCGATCGTGAGGCGATCCGGCGATCAAACTATCCGGACGCGCGGGTCACCCAGTGGGAGATCGACGGCCTCGGCCCCGACGACCGCCGCTACATCTATCTCGAATCCGCCCGGGCCCGGCCCACCGCCGCGGTGAGCCCCGGGCTCAAGATCGTCCGGATGTCGTTCTAACCCCGGACCCTTCCCTATCCCGCCCGTTGTTGCTATAGTCAGGGCGACTCTCGCCTACTTGCAAGGAGATTTTGATGCGTTTTCTCACCCCATCGCTGATCATCGTCGCCGCGCTCGTGGCCGTCACGGCGTGTAACAGCAAGTCCTCGTCGAGCTCGTCGGACCAGTCGAGCGCCGGCGCAACTGCCGCCGCCTCTGCCGCCGCAACGGAAGCGCCGAGCGGTGCCGCGACATCGTCAGCGGCCGGCGAAGCGCCGACATACCCGGGCGCTGTGACGCAGGCCTCGGGCAGCAGCTCCAACATGGGCTCCAGCGCCGCCGGTCAAGTGATGACGACCGACGATTCGTTCGACAAAGTCTACACCTGGTATCAGCAAAACATGCCGGCGGGCTCGGAGAAGTCGCATGTAACCGCGCCTGTGGAAAGCGCCGTGTTCACGATCGGCCAGCCGGGTCAAGGACAGACGTCCGTGACACTGACTACCTCGGGCGGTAAGACGATGATTAGCATCGCCAAAGTCAAGATGTAGCGAATCGTTCGATTCGAACGTCCGGCGGCGCGCTGCTCCTCAGCCGGAACCTGCGCGCCTCCGATACCTCCCGAAGATGCGTTCGGGAAGCCAAGTCAGGACAACCGCTCCCACGATGACCACGAGACCCAAGACGTTCCATGCTGCGTAGATGCGTCCGAGCGGGCCGAAGCCCAGCAGCAGCGCCGCCGCGGCCATGACGAAAAGAAACGGCGCGGTAAAATAGCAGTGCAGGCGGCCGCAACGCCATGCGTTGAGCGCACACGCCGCAGCCATGACGCCCAGCGCAGCCGCCCACACGACGGCTTGCACACGCGAATCGACACTGAAGAAGCCGATCGCGACGATCGCTAGTATCGGCAGCACGAAGGCACCCGCGACGACGCGCAAGTTGCGCAGAAGGTCGCGGCCCTCGTCGGTCATGCCTCCGCAGTTCGCGCCAGATCGTCGAGCACCGGCACGAAGTGCCTCGCCATCTCGTTGCCCATCATCGGCCCGAACAGGAACGCCAGCGGCCCAGTGATGGCGACGTTCTGCGAAATAGCGCTGCCGGTTCCGTGCGGTGCGATCTCGCAAGTAAACGTGAAGATCGTCAGCGGCGCCCCCACCATCGTCATGCTGAAACCGCGCCCCGCGACGACGTTGGAGAACGTCACATCGTGCCTGCTGCCGCGATCGGTCGTCATCTTGCCCGGCGTGCCGTCGGCGATCGGCCCCTCGACGAGGGCGGATTTGATGCCCGAGTTCCAGCGGCTCCAATTGTTCGGGTCGCTCCAGATGCTCCACACTTTGTCCGGGGCGGCAGTGGTGGAGCGCGAAACGCCGTAGATCTTCATCGGGCGCCTCCTCTCTCGCCAATGTACTCTACGAGGCGAAACTATGCCTCGGTGACGAAGCATAAAGAATGCAGCGCAAACGTTTTATAACTCTTGCCGCGGTCGTGGCGCTCGCCGCGTGCGGGCAAAACTCGACGGTCGGCCCTCCGCTCCGATCCGCCGGAGCTCGGCCGCTCGGCGCGATGCTACCGCTCTCGGGAACATCGTCGAAGATTCAACACGTCGTCATCATTTTTCAAGAGAACCGCTCGATCAACGACCTCTTCAACGGCTTTCCCGGAGCCGGGACCGTGCGCGCGGGGAAGAATTCACTAGGTCAAACGGTGACGCTGCAGCCTCGCCTGCTGACGGCACCGTACGACATCAGCCACAAGCACAGCGCCTTCGTCACCGAATATGACGGCGGCAAGCTCGACGGATTCAACCTCGTCTATTCGGCCTGTCTCAAGAAGAAAGCGTGTCCGCCCGCGGACATCCGTGCGTACGCGTACGTGCCCGAAAAAGAAGTCGAGCCCTACTTCATCATGGCCCGGCGATACGCGTTCGCGCGCAACATGTTCCAGACCAATCAGGGCCCGAGCTTCCCGGCACATCAATACATCTTGAGCGGCACCTCAACGATCTCGAATTCATCGTCGGTGCGTGCGGCAGAGAACCCGCTCACGACGAAAAACAAGCTCACCGGCGGCTGCGATTCGCCGCAGGGATCGCTCGTGTGGCTCATCGACGCCAAGGGCCGGGAGAATCGGCAGATCTATCCCTGCTTCGATCGCAACTCGCTCATCGCGCTGATCGAGGCGAAGTCACTCACCTGGCGTTACTATCAGGCGCATCTCGGTCCCGGCCTCTGGGAGGGTCCCGACGCCATCTTGCCGGTCTATAGCAGCTCCGAGTTTTCGAGCGACGTCGTCGCTCCGCCGAGGCAAGTGCTTACCGACATCAAGAACGGAAACCTCGCCAACGTCGCCTGGGTGACGCCGACCGCGGCGGCGTCCGATCACGCGGGAATCACCGACGGGACCGGCCCCTCGTGGGTGGCGTCGATCGTCAACGCGATCGGCAAGAGCGAATACTGGAACGACACGGCGATCTTCGTGACGTGGGACGACTGGGGAGGCTGGTACGATCCCGTCCCGCCGCAACCGTACAACTCTTACGAGCTCTCGTTTCGCGTGCCGCTGCTGGTCATCTCGGCCTATGCGAAGCCGCATTATATCTCCACGAAACAGCACGAGTACGGCAGCATCCTGAAGTTCGCGGAAGAGGCGTTCGGGCTCGGATCGCTCGGCACGACCGACGTGCGCGCCGACGACCTCTCCGACTGCTTCGACTTTTCGAAGCCCCCGCGAAAGTTCGTGCCGATCCCTGCCCCGCGCGGTGCGGACTACTTCTTACGGCAGCCCGCCTCCGCGCAGGACCCGGACGACGACTTTTAGCGCGATACTGCCATGGATGAGGGGAACGCGACCGAAAGCGTTTCCTTCGGCCTGCCCGGGTGACCCGGCGCATATTTCGTGACCGTGTTCGCGCCGGCGTTCGCCACGAAGACGTTGTTGGAGCGATCGACCACGACGGTCGCCGGGCTGCTGATGCCGTGGGTGATCGTCTCCGACGGAGTGACCGCATTCGGCGGGTACTCCGTGACGCTGTTCAGCGCGTAGTTCGCCACGAACAGATCGCCCGGCGTGTCGACGGCGATCGAGAACGGCACGTCGACCGCGCTGGTGAAGTTGATCGTTTTGACGGGAGTCGTTCCGCCGTTTGCGGACTCGGTGACGGTGTTCGTGCCGTGCACGTAGGCGCCGCCTCCTAGCCCGCAGTTGATGCAGTTCGCGACGTAGAGGTTGTTGCTCGAGTCGATCGCCAGGCCGACGGGCTCGTTAACACCCGTCGTGATCGTGCGGATGGGAGTCGTCCCGCCCGGCGCGTAGACGAGGATCTGGTCACTGCCCGTCGCTCCGGTCGAACAGACGACGCAGTTTGCGACGTAGAGGTTCTGCGCGCTGTCGAGCGCGAGGCCGAGCGGATATTTCACCGTGACGGTCGTCGACGGGGGACCGGTCGTGTACCCGGAGAGATATTCGACCACCGTGCTTTCGCAGCTCGGCGAATAGCATCCCAGGTTCGACACGTACAGCGTTCCGGAGCTATCGATGGCGAGATCGAACGGCTCCGTAACCCCGTTGGTGATCGTCACCGTCGGCGTATTGACGTGCGGCGCGATCTCGACGACGTTGTTCGTTCCGACCTGACCGGTGAGACACGTCGAGCAGTTGGCAACGAACAAGTCACCCGACGCGTCGAAGGCGAGTCCGTACCAGGGTGCGGCGATGCCGCTGACGATGTGCCGCCGGAGCCGCGGCGTGGTGGTGCTGAAGAAGTACTCCGAGCTCGGACCGTTTTG is from Candidatus Binatia bacterium and encodes:
- a CDS encoding alkaline phosphatase family protein, with the translated sequence MQRKRFITLAAVVALAACGQNSTVGPPLRSAGARPLGAMLPLSGTSSKIQHVVIIFQENRSINDLFNGFPGAGTVRAGKNSLGQTVTLQPRLLTAPYDISHKHSAFVTEYDGGKLDGFNLVYSACLKKKACPPADIRAYAYVPEKEVEPYFIMARRYAFARNMFQTNQGPSFPAHQYILSGTSTISNSSSVRAAENPLTTKNKLTGGCDSPQGSLVWLIDAKGRENRQIYPCFDRNSLIALIEAKSLTWRYYQAHLGPGLWEGPDAILPVYSSSEFSSDVVAPPRQVLTDIKNGNLANVAWVTPTAAASDHAGITDGTGPSWVASIVNAIGKSEYWNDTAIFVTWDDWGGWYDPVPPQPYNSYELSFRVPLLVISAYAKPHYISTKQHEYGSILKFAEEAFGLGSLGTTDVRADDLSDCFDFSKPPRKFVPIPAPRGADYFLRQPASAQDPDDDF
- a CDS encoding SRPBCC family protein, which translates into the protein MKIYGVSRSTTAAPDKVWSIWSDPNNWSRWNSGIKSALVEGPIADGTPGKMTTDRGSRHDVTFSNVVAGRGFSMTMVGAPLTIFTFTCEIAPHGTGSAISQNVAITGPLAFLFGPMMGNEMARHFVPVLDDLARTAEA